In Salvelinus alpinus chromosome 30, SLU_Salpinus.1, whole genome shotgun sequence, a single genomic region encodes these proteins:
- the LOC139560068 gene encoding uncharacterized protein, whose product MDAGALATSFHVWQYRQHFIFKELREKNMTVQCVLCKPKIRMLSTSKNSTSNLKKHLERKHAIMYLKSPKGEMDGPNGSPTDSPKEPRYKKSKLENLVNQMASQPKVNTLVFNFMVENVQSLSVLEQPAFRKLIEGLSGGKMSMTRNTFINGIMMAYSKMKEELKEKLNSVQSVCTTADIWSAHNRSYIGMTCHWIEKNELERKSAALACARIRGSHTFETIAAKIHEIHLAYNIENKLQATVTDNGSNFVKVFKEFSKGDNDNYEDDIVEFQDVGTILDGADEAMHLFLLPHQRCASHALNLIASHDLAQVLSQGETAQVYCSAMAKCFAIWNSIHQSPLAIAAVEDIEKMKLTAPSVSRWISEYSAVEKMVSLPETKLMDVCDSFGVPRLLSYEIAFLKEYINVFKPLAFALELFQGEQKCFLGLVIPTVLTLKKKLCEKKTLALYLLDVINPVLDAIDSRFKQLFASLDAKMATATTPQFRLWWLPEAEREDMHLMLVAEATRLELTDGAPISSDSVQSEDEFFSFGPGTGNSDTEEEVRRYLEGTSKNLSCLKYFQRVRKLFLKFNAILPSSALVERLFSHNGNILTPKRNGLTDDQFEQVLLLRYNSKICTLDKIFPG is encoded by the exons ATGGATGCCGGTGCTCTTGCCACATCTTTCCATGTCTGGCAATATAGACAACATTTCATTTTCAAGGAATTAAGAGAAAAAAATATGACCGTCCAGTGTGTTCTATGCAAACCCAAAATCCGCATGTTGTCTACCTCCAAGAACTCGACATCAAATCTGAAGAAACATTTGGAG AGAAAGCATGCAATCATGTATCTGAAGTCGCCTAAAGGTGAGATGGATGGACCCAATGGATCACCCACAGACTCTCCTAAGGAGCCACGCTACAAGAAATCCAAGCTGGAAAACCTTGTCAATCAAATGGCGTCACAGCCAAAAGTGAACACCCTGGTCTTCAACTTTATGGTGGAAAATGTCCAGTCGCTGTCTGTCTTGGAACAGCCTGCTTTCAGGAAGTTGATTGAGGGCTTAAGTGGAGGGAAGATGTCCATGACCCGAAATACTTTTATCAATGGAATTATGATGGCATACTCCAAAATGAAGGAGGAGCTAAAGGAAAAGCTGAACAGTGTACAATCTGTGTGCACTACAGCTGATATCTGGTCAGCTCACAACAGAAGCTACATTGGGATGACATGTCATTGGATTGAGAAGAATGAGCTGGAGAGGAAGTCTGCTGCACTTGCCTGTGCCAGAATACGGGGCTCGCACACATTTGAAACAATTGCAGCCAAAATACACGAGATTCATTTGGCTTACAATATTGAAAACAAACTTCAGGCTACAGTCACTGATAATGGCAGCAACTTCGTCAAAGTCTTCAAAGAGTTTTCAAAGGGGGACAATGACAACTATGAAGATGACATTGTTGAATTTCAGGACGTGGGCACCATACTTGACGGAGCAGATGAGGCCATGCACCTCTTTCTGCTGCCGCACCAGAGATGTGCATCGCACGCATTGAATCTGATTGCCTCCCACGATCTAGCGCAAGTTCTATCACAGGGAGAAACTGCCCAAGTGTACTGCAGCGCAATGGCCAAATGTTTTGCCATATGGAACAGCATCCACCAATCCCCATTGGCTATAGCAGCAGTGGAGGACATAGAGAAAATGAAATTGACCGCTCCTTCTGTGAGTCGCTGGATTTCTGAATACTCTGCAGTGGAAAAGATGGTCTCTCTCCCTGAAACAAAACTAATGGATGTTTGTGACAGCTTTGGGGTCCCAAGACTGCTATCTTATGAGATAGCATTTTTAAAAGAATACATAAATGTCTTCAAGCCACTTGCTTTtgcactggaactcttccaaggaGAGCAAAAATGTTTTCTTGGACTGGTCATACCTACGGTACTCACATTGAAGAAAAAGCTATGTGAGAAGAAAACTCTTGCACTTTATCTCTTGGACGTCATCAACCCTGTTCTAGACGCGATAGATTCCCGTTTCAAACAGCTCTTTGCCAGTCTGGATGCAAAAATGGCGACAGCAACTACACCACAATTCCGTTTGTGGTGGCTACCAGAAGCTGAGAGGGAAGACATGCATTTGATGCTGGTGGCTGAGGCAACCCGTTTGGAGCTGACTGATGGTGCGCCAATCAGCAGCGACAGCGTGCAGTCAGAAGACGAATTCTTTAGTTTCGGACCTGGGACTGGCAACAGTGACACAGAAGAGGAAGTCCGGAGGTACCTCGAGGGAACCAGCAAAAATCTCAGTTGCCTGAAATACTTCCAGAGAGTGAGAAAGCTGTTCCTCAAATTCAATGCCATCCTACCCTCAAGTGCTCTTGTGGAGCGCCTCTTCAGTCATAACGGGAACATTCTCACCCCTAAAAGGAATGGTTTGACTGATGATCAGTTTGAGCAAGTTCTCCTTTTGCGGTACAACAGCAAAATATGCACTCTGGACAAAATATTCCCTGGGTAA